A stretch of DNA from bacterium:
CTCGGACACCCGGTGGGAGGTCGGGGGCGGGATCACGGGCCCGTCGGGCTCATGTCCGAGATTTTCTCAAGAAAATGAGGTCGCAGGAATAGGCCGAACACGCTGCCCACAAACGTCAGAGGCGTTTGCGGCCCGCGTCTGCCGGATCGCCTAAGTGCCCGGAATGGCGGAGAGGGTGGGATTCGAACCCACGGTACCCTTGCGAGTACACCTGATTTCGAGTCAGGCACGTTCAACCGGACTCCGCCACCTCTCCGCGAGGAGCCCAGAAAGCTAGCGAACCCCCGCAGGGCCGTCGGCCTCTCGATCGGCGCTAGCCTTCCGCCAGTTCACCGGAGGCAAGAGATGGCCAGCACGACCCCGGCTCCCGATCCGTCTGTCGACGCAGCCCGCAAGGAGACGGATACGGTCCCCGCCGATGCCTCCGCGATTTCCACGGTCGCGCTGCGAGACATCGCCGTGGCCGTCGCCCTGCTCTCGGTCTGGGCCGGAGCCGATGCCTGGTATCTGGCGAGTGGCGTGGGGCTCGGCGCGGTCCTCAGTGCGATCGGTGGGCTGCTGGTGGGCGCAGCCGTGACGGCACTTGCTCACGAGTGGGGACATTTCGCGGGCGCGCGGCTCTCGGGAGGTACCGCGCCGGTTTCACCTGCGAAGGGTTTCGTGCCGCTCTTCATGTTCGATTTCGAGCGAAGCCGGGAAGAGCACTTCCGGGCCATGAGCATGGGCGGAAACCTGGCTCATTGGTTCGTGGCCCTTGCCTGGTTCGCGCTGTTGCCGGGCGACTCCCCGGGGCAGATCGCCGTGCAATGCGGCGGCATCGGCTTTGCGGTCTTCGCGAGCACGATCGAATTCCCGGTGATCCGACGAGCCTTCGCCGGCGTCCCGGGCAAGGAGGCCCTGGGCGGGATCGGTCAGGACACCCTGCGCCGCAGTGCGTGGATCGGCCTGGCCAGTGCGCTGGTTCTATTCGCCCTGCTCTAGCCCGCTTCCCGAGTCGCAGACCAGGACTGGCCGACGCTCGACGCTAGGCGCCCGTCGGCGAATAGCGGAGCAGCACCCGGCTACCGTCGGACAGGCCCTTCTCGAAACGCGGCCCCCACTTGGCCCATTCGGCCGGGTACTTGGCTCCGAACTTCCCGAGCGCCGCGGCATGGGCGTCCGCATCCACGCGTGCCTTCGCCGCGAAGGTCGGCGACTTCTTGAAGGCACCATCGGACGTCGTCCAGACACCGTGGTTGCCCACCCAGAGCCGCGCGCGGGAGAGCCCCTTCTCGATCGCCACGGCCTTCCAGCGCTCCTTCGCCGTCACGACCAGCAGATCGTCTCCATCCGCAACGAACCAGACTTCCCCGTGGCAGGTGCTCTCCGCACCGTCGCTGCGAAGCGGCGAGACATAGACGAGGGGGCTCTCGGCCATGGCCTTGCGATGCGCATCACCGAGGGGACCCGCGTCGGCTCGGAGCAGCTCGGCAGGCGCCAGCCCCGCGAGCACTACGCCCGCGCCGGTCGTGTGGAGGAATCGTCGCCGTGTGAGAAAGGGTGCGTGGTTCATGGCGCGAAAAGCTAACAGATACCGAGTTCCTTGAGCTGCCTCCTGGCCTGGGGTGCCCAGCCGCGATTCGCCGCGGGGCTGGCGGGGCTCGGGTGGAGGATGCTCGCGATCTTCACCTCCATTCCGTCCAGGGCATCCCGCGCCCGGGTTTCGGCAAACTTGCCAATGCCGATCAGCCACTCGGGCTCGAGCAGCGAAACCAGGCGACGAAGGTGTTGATCGCAGGCGGTGTAGACAGGATCCCGTTCCCCGGGCGCCAGCTTGTCCGGCGTGCGGTTCTTCCCGCTCTCCTCCATGAAGACGAGCGGGCAATAGTTCGCGACGAAGGCGCCTCGGAAGAAGCGCTCGGCCGTGTCGTACTGCTCCGCGATGGCGCCCCACAGGCGGGCGCCGCTCACCTCGCTCCGGGTGCAGGCGAAACCCTCGATGGGGCGCTTGGGATGCTCCGGGGTCGGCCGACCGACGGGAGCCTCGATCCCCATCCAATCGCGCACGAGCGCGATCTCACCGAAGGGCACCCCCGTCTGGGCCATCCCGTAGGGCCCCGGGTTCATCCCCAGATAGACGACGCGCTTGGGCGTCCCTGCAAAGCGGCGCAAATAGGCCCGGTGGGGCCGTGCGGCGTAGATGAGCGGGTTGTAGACGTGGGTCACCGGAGCCGCGAAGCGAAGCGGCGCCAGTTCCTGAATGAGACGCCGTTCGGCTGCCAGAACCCGATCCACGAGGGCCATGGGGCAGGACCGTACCCGCCGCTACTCTATGACGCCTCCGCGGAGAAGGATGATCGCAGGGTCCCGGCCGAGCTCGGTGCCCTGTGAACCCCGTCAGGTCCGGAAGGAAGCAGCGGCAGCAAGACGCCGGTTGCGGTTGGGGGTGCCCTGCGATCTTCCTTCTCCGCGGTGCACGATGAGCGCCGAACGGCGCGGAGGCCCTCCCCCAACGTGTCCTATCAGGTCCTGGCCAGGAAGTATCGCCCCCGGGGTTTCGACGAGGTCATCGGGCAAGATCACGTCACCACGCCGCTGCGGAACGCGATCCGCTCCGGCCGGATTCCCCACGCCATCCTGCTCACGGGTCCTCGGGGTACCGGCAAGACGACCCTGGCGCGCATCTTCGCTGCCTGCCTGAATGCGGAGAAGGGCCCGACGGACAGCCCGGATCCGGAAGATCCCGCCTGCCTGGAAATCCAGGCGGGTACGTCGGTGGACGTGCAGGAGATCGACGCCGCCAGCCGCACGAGCGTCGATGACGTACGCGAGATCATCGAATCGATCCGCTACGCCGCGGCGCCGGGCAAGCATCGGATCTTCATCGTGGATGAAGTCCACATGCTCTCGACGCCGGCGTTCAACGCGTTGCTGAAGACCCTCGAAGAGCCTCCGCCCGAGAGCCTGTTCGTCTTCTGCACGACCAACCCGGAGAAGATCCCGTTCACCGTCGTTTCCCGCTGCCAGCGTTACGACCTGCGGCGCATTGCCACCGCCGAAGTGGCGGAGAATCTCGGTCGGATCGCCGAGGCCGAGGGCTTGTCGGTTTCGGAGACGAGCCTGCTTGCCGTAGCACGTGCCGGCGACGGTTCGATGCGCGATTCCCTGACGCTGCTCGACCAGCTGATCGCGTTCGGCGGCGAGAAGGTCGACGATTCACGGGTGGCTGAGGTTCTCGACCTGATCGATCGCAGCGTGCTGCTGGCGATCGTCACCGGCTGCATCGAAGGCAACGCCGGCGACGCACTCACGGCCTGCCGACATGCCTGGGAGAGCGGCGTCGACGCCAAGCGCCTGGGCGGAGAGTTGTTAGGCCTGCTGCGAGATCTCGTGGTACTTCGGGTCGCTCCCGAGGCCGGCCTGGTCGAAGGCGCCGACGCCGAGGTCGAAGCCCTCCGCAAGCTCTCCGGGCTGACAGAAGAGGCGCGCCTGCGGCGCATGTTCCGTGCATTGTTGAAGGAACAAGAAGACCTGGCGTGGGCGCCGGATCCGTTCTCGGTGCTCGAGGTCGCGCTCGTGCGGCTGGCCACGATGCCCTCGGGCGATCAGGTCGAACAGCTCCTGGGGCGCATCGACGCCCTGGAGAGGCAGCTCCGCGGTGGCGGAGGAGGGCCGTCCGGTGGTAGCGGCAGTGGAGGCCCCGCCGGCGGGAGCCAGCGGAATGTCGCGAGCGAACGACCCGAGGCGACCTCCCGCCCAGGAGCGGCTGAAGCACAGGCGGCCTCGCCGGCGGCATCCGAAGCACAGGTAGCTCCGCCAACGCCGGAACCCCGGCCGACGCCCGAGCCGCCGGCTGCGCAGGAGCGGGCAGCGGCAAAGCCCCGGGAGACGCCGCCCGCCAAGGCCCCGGAAACACCGCCCCCGCCGACAGCCGCTGCCTCGGGCAGCGCAGCCACGAGAGATGCGCCTCTCCCCCTCGTCTACGACCGCCTGCGCGCCTTCGCACAGGAAGCGAACCGCGGTCTCTTCGCCGCCCTCGAAGGCGGGTCCCTCCTCGAGTGCAACGACACCCGGTTGCGGATCGAGCTTCCCTCCGGAATCGCCGCGCGGCGCCTGCAATCCCGGGTCGGCGAACTGGTGGCTGTCTGCGAGAGCTTCTTTGGCCACGCCCTGGACGTGAAACTGCAGACGGCCGAAGAGGGAGGGCCGGCGACCGCGGGGCGATCCGAAAGTGTTTCGGAGCAGACCCCTGAAGGCCGCCGCAAGCGCCAGGAAGCTCTCAATCATCCGGCCGTGAACGACACGCTCGACATTCTGGGAGCCGAGATCCTGGAGATCAAACCAACGGGTGGCGGCACCACGCCGGAGGTCGGATGAACCGGGCCCTCCAGCCCTCCTCGAGGATGAAGCGATGAACCAAGAAGACCTGGGTGACCTGCTCGCCAAGGCACAGGAAATGCAAACCAAGCTGGCCTCGCTCCAGCAGGATCTGGCCCGCCGGACGGTCTCCGCGCAATCGGGCGGCGGCATGGTCACTGCGGTGGTCCGTGGTGATCTGCGCGTCCAGGAATTGAACATCGAGCCGGCCCTGGTGGCGGGTGGCGACCGGGAGATGCTCCAGGATCTGGTCGCCGCTGCCGTCAACGCCGCACTCGGTTCTGCCCAGCGCATGGTCCAGGAAGAGATGCAGAAGGCCGCCGTCATGGCCGGCATCCCGGGCATGGGTGGAATTGGGGGGCCCGGTGGGCCCCCGGCGGGCAACGTTTGAACGCTCCGCCTCCGATCGAGCGGCTGATCGGCGCCTTGCGTCGGCTGCCGGGTATCGGCGAAAAATCTGCCACCCGCCTGGCCTTCTTCATGCTCTCCGCGCCGGAGACGCTGGTCATCGAACTGGCCGAAGCCATTCGGCGCGTGAAGCAGGAGATCGTCCTTTGCGAGCATTGCTTCGATCTCACCGAGGTCTCGCCCTGCGGCATCTGCGCCAGCGATGCCCGGGACCATGCACAGATCTGCGTGATCGAAGAGCCGGCGGATCGGGCCGCGATCGAGCGGAGCGGGAGCTTCAAGGGCGTCTACCACGTGCTGGGAGGGGCGCTCTCGCCGATCGATGGCGTGGGTCCAGAGGAGTTGCACATCGCTGAGCTCGAAGCGCGAGCGCGGAGCGGCAACGTCCACGAGGTCGTTCTCGCCACCAATCCGAATGCCGAGGGCGACGCCACTGCGGCCTACCTGGCCGAACGGCTGCGCCCGCTGGGCGTGCGCCTCAGCCGGATCGCCTACGGTATGCCCATGGGCGGCGACCTGGAATATGCCGATCACGTGACGGTCGGGCGTTCCATCCAGAACCGACAGGTCCTGGAATGACGGGAGGCCGCCCCACGCCGGCTGGGAGCCGCCCGGGAGGGCTAAAGCCCGCGCCCTCGTCGTCCGATCGGAGGAGCGGCCGGGCGGCTTGCCGGGCTTTCCGGGCGAGGGTACCGTGGCTCGAAAGAGCCCTTCAAACCCGGACAGTTACGATGGTTGTTGCCGAACTCGGCAAATCCACATTCGGCTGAAGCGGCAGGGGATCGCACGATGATGGACACACAGCTCGTGATGTACGAAGAGGATTTCAAGAAGATCCTCGCCGTCATCCAACGGCTGGTGCGGGACGCCAACGCCAAAGGCGTCTTCGTAGTCGACAAGAATGGTCAGCTGATCGCCGAAGCCGGCGAGGTTCGCGGAATCGATACCACGAGTCTGGCCTCCCTCACCGCGGGCAGCATCGCGGCGACCGGTGGACTCGCGAAGATCATCGGCGAGGAAGATTTTCCGGTCCACTTCCACCAGGGCACGCGGGACAACCTGCACATCACCCTGGTCGGGGGCCGCATCATTCTCGTGGTCGTCTTCGACGATCGAAGCTCACTCGGCCTCGTGCGGCTGCGGGTCAAGAAGGCCGGCGCCGAGATGGGCAAGGTCTTCGAAGAAATCCAGAAGAAGGCCGAAAAAGAAGCGGCAACGGGGACCACGAAATCTCCCTTTGCCGAGATCACCGACGACGACATCGACAACCTTTTTTCCGAGTAGCTCCACGTAGCTTCGAGCAGGCCCCATGTCCTTCATCAACTATTCGTCCCGCGAGATCAACTGCAAGATCGTCTACTACGGCCCCGGGCTGTGCGGCAAGACGACGAACCTGCAGTTCATCTATACCAAGACGAACCCCGACCTGAAGGGGAAGATGATCTCGCTCGCGACTGAAACCGAGCGCACCCTCTTCTTCGATTTCCTTCCGCTCGCGCTCGGCCAGATTCGCGGCTTCAAGACGCGCTTTCACCTGTATACCGTGCCGGGCCAGGTCTTCTACGACGCCAGCCGCAAGCTGATCCTGAAGGGCGTGGACGGTGTGGTCTTCGTGGCAGATAGCCAGATCGAACGCATGGAGGCGAACCTCGAGAGCATCGACAACCTCAAGGTGAACCTCCGCGACCAGGGTTACGAACTCGACAAGATTCCGTTCGTGATCCAGTACAACAAGCGGGATCTTCCGAACGCCGCGCCGCTCGACGAACTTCGGCGCCAGCTGAACACCTTGGGCGTGCAGGATTTCGAGGCGAGCGCGACGACGGGCGAAGGGGTTTTCGAGACCCTGAAAGCCGTGGCGAAGACGGTGCTTTCCGACCTGAAGAGGTTGTCGCGGTAGCTGCGACTTCAGGAGTGCCTCCAGCCCCCGGCCCACTCGCCGCGTGCTCCGTGGCTGCGCCGGTACTGAAGATCGCGGTATCTTTCCGCCATGCCTTTGATCGAGGTTTCCGGGCGGAAGGTCTACTACGAGCTGCACGGGCCGGAGCTTGCTCCCCCGCTGGTGTTGGTGATGGGGTTGGCCGGATCGTGCCAGGGATGGCATCCGTTGCAGGTGCCGGAACTCTCCGCTCGACACCGGTTGGTGCTCTTCAACAACCGTGGAGTCGGAGAGAGCGAGGATCCAGGCGGGCCGTTCACGACGGCGGATCTGGCAGGGGATCTGGATGGGCTGCTCGGAGCCCTTGGCATACGCAAGACTCACGTGCTGGGTGCATTCCTTGGCGGAATGACGGCTCAGGAGTTGGCCCTCCGGTTCTCGGAACGGGTGGACCGGCTCGTACTGGTCGGCACCTATGCGCGGCCGGACGCGAAGCGAAGGATGCTGCTCGAGAAGTGGCGAGAGATGGCGCGACACGGAACTTCGCCGGAAGTCTTCACCCGCGAGCGATTGCTCTGGACGCTGCAGGACGAAACCCTGGAGCAGGCAGACCTGATCGAGGCGATGAGTCGCAGCTTTCCCGGCCATGAACTGCAGCTCGATGCCGACCTTCTGGCGCGCCAATGCGATGCCTGCCTCTCCCACGATACCTACGACCGCCTACGGAAGATCGAGCACCCGACGTTGGTGGTCTGTGGGCGTCAGGATCAGCTCACCCCGTCGAAGTTCTCACGCGAGTTGGCGGACGAGATTCCGAACGGACACCTGGTCACCTTGGCGTGGGGCGCCCACCTGGTGATGGCCGAATGCGCCCAGGAGTTCAATCGCACGGTGCTCCACTTCCTGGGAGCCCCCGGCGGAGCCTAACGGGGACCTAGCGGCTGCGGAATCGAAGCTGCGAAAGTGTCTCACCGAGCACAGCGTCTTCGGCGACAGCGCGACGCAGATCTCTTGCGGTGAGCCGAATGTCGCTCCCGACGTAGATGCGATTGTCGAAATCGGCGAGGCCAACCTCGACGACGTTTGGGAAGAGGTCGGTCATGGCTTTCCTTACGTCGCTCGCTTCATCGAGAGCATTCGAGACGAGCACACCTCCGGGCCGCAGAAGTGCCTTCGCCTCATCCAGCAGCGGATGCGGCAGACCCTCCGGCTTGTAGGCATTTCGACCGCTGCCGACGAAGACATCCTCGAGGATCGCGTCGTACCGCGCACGCTCGCTGCGAACCACTTCGCGGGCATCACCAACGCGCACATCGAGACCGAGGGCGTCCAGATCGAGATGTTCCTGGGCCAGGCGCACCACGTCCGCAGAAAGCTCGACACCGACGATGACGGCCTCCGGCGCCAGCGCACGCACGATCCGGGCAGCACTTCCACCGCCGAGCCCGAGCAGTAGCACCCGTCGGCGGCGTTTCGATGGGACGGCGAGGACGCCGGAGGCGATCGCGTCCCAGACCGAGCCGGTCGTGACACGGCCGGGCTCGTAGGTGGAGGCGAAGGTATCGTCGATGCGCAGCACCCGCCGCTGGCCCTGACGAACGATGCGCGCGCCCTTTCTCATGCTTGCCCTCCATCTCGTTACAATCAGCTGCGATGACGGGGAACCTGTTTCCGGATGAAGCGCAGGAGTCGCAAGACCCGGAGCGCGACTGCGCCCGGGTGGCGCTTCCGGTCCCTTCCCATCAGCTCTTCGACTACGCGGTTCCGGCCGACTTGGCAAGCGAAGCCCTCGTGGGCTGCCGGGTTCGGGTGCGTGCGGGCGGCCAGGGGATGGTCGGCCTGGTCGTCAGCGTCGGCCCCGCAGAGCTGGACGGACGGCGCCTGCAGCCCATACAGAAGCTCCTCGATGGCAGCCCGGCCATACCGCCGCCTCTGATGGCCGCCCTGCTCGAGGAGGCCCGTGAGGTGCTCTGCCCTCCGGGCATCGCATTGCATGCCGCCCTCCCGCCGGGCGGCACCGCGAGGACGGTGCGCGCCCTGGCCCTGGCACCGCGGGGGCAGGAGGCGTTGCGTGTCGGTGCCATTCGCGACGAGGAGGCAGCGCTCCTCGACTGGCTGGGCCGCCGGCCGCGAACCACGTCGGAGCTGGCACGGCGCGCGCCGGAGTTGGCCGATCGGCTGGGCGCGTGGGAGCAGGACGGGCTGAT
This window harbors:
- a CDS encoding twin-arginine translocation signal domain-containing protein, translating into MNHAPFLTRRRFLHTTGAGVVLAGLAPAELLRADAGPLGDAHRKAMAESPLVYVSPLRSDGAESTCHGEVWFVADGDDLLVVTAKERWKAVAIEKGLSRARLWVGNHGVWTTSDGAFKKSPTFAAKARVDADAHAAALGKFGAKYPAEWAKWGPRFEKGLSDGSRVLLRYSPTGA
- a CDS encoding single-strand selective monofunctional uracil-DNA glycosylase, yielding MALVDRVLAAERRLIQELAPLRFAAPVTHVYNPLIYAARPHRAYLRRFAGTPKRVVYLGMNPGPYGMAQTGVPFGEIALVRDWMGIEAPVGRPTPEHPKRPIEGFACTRSEVSGARLWGAIAEQYDTAERFFRGAFVANYCPLVFMEESGKNRTPDKLAPGERDPVYTACDQHLRRLVSLLEPEWLIGIGKFAETRARDALDGMEVKIASILHPSPASPAANRGWAPQARRQLKELGIC
- the dnaX gene encoding DNA polymerase III subunit gamma/tau, which produces MSYQVLARKYRPRGFDEVIGQDHVTTPLRNAIRSGRIPHAILLTGPRGTGKTTLARIFAACLNAEKGPTDSPDPEDPACLEIQAGTSVDVQEIDAASRTSVDDVREIIESIRYAAAPGKHRIFIVDEVHMLSTPAFNALLKTLEEPPPESLFVFCTTNPEKIPFTVVSRCQRYDLRRIATAEVAENLGRIAEAEGLSVSETSLLAVARAGDGSMRDSLTLLDQLIAFGGEKVDDSRVAEVLDLIDRSVLLAIVTGCIEGNAGDALTACRHAWESGVDAKRLGGELLGLLRDLVVLRVAPEAGLVEGADAEVEALRKLSGLTEEARLRRMFRALLKEQEDLAWAPDPFSVLEVALVRLATMPSGDQVEQLLGRIDALERQLRGGGGGPSGGSGSGGPAGGSQRNVASERPEATSRPGAAEAQAASPAASEAQVAPPTPEPRPTPEPPAAQERAAAKPRETPPAKAPETPPPPTAAASGSAATRDAPLPLVYDRLRAFAQEANRGLFAALEGGSLLECNDTRLRIELPSGIAARRLQSRVGELVAVCESFFGHALDVKLQTAEEGGPATAGRSESVSEQTPEGRRKRQEALNHPAVNDTLDILGAEILEIKPTGGGTTPEVG
- a CDS encoding YbaB/EbfC family nucleoid-associated protein, with protein sequence MNQEDLGDLLAKAQEMQTKLASLQQDLARRTVSAQSGGGMVTAVVRGDLRVQELNIEPALVAGGDREMLQDLVAAAVNAALGSAQRMVQEEMQKAAVMAGIPGMGGIGGPGGPPAGNV
- the recR gene encoding recombination protein RecR, producing the protein MNAPPPIERLIGALRRLPGIGEKSATRLAFFMLSAPETLVIELAEAIRRVKQEIVLCEHCFDLTEVSPCGICASDARDHAQICVIEEPADRAAIERSGSFKGVYHVLGGALSPIDGVGPEELHIAELEARARSGNVHEVVLATNPNAEGDATAAYLAERLRPLGVRLSRIAYGMPMGGDLEYADHVTVGRSIQNRQVLE
- a CDS encoding roadblock/LC7 domain-containing protein, yielding MDTQLVMYEEDFKKILAVIQRLVRDANAKGVFVVDKNGQLIAEAGEVRGIDTTSLASLTAGSIAATGGLAKIIGEEDFPVHFHQGTRDNLHITLVGGRIILVVVFDDRSSLGLVRLRVKKAGAEMGKVFEEIQKKAEKEAATGTTKSPFAEITDDDIDNLFSE
- a CDS encoding GTPase domain-containing protein, whose amino-acid sequence is MSFINYSSREINCKIVYYGPGLCGKTTNLQFIYTKTNPDLKGKMISLATETERTLFFDFLPLALGQIRGFKTRFHLYTVPGQVFYDASRKLILKGVDGVVFVADSQIERMEANLESIDNLKVNLRDQGYELDKIPFVIQYNKRDLPNAAPLDELRRQLNTLGVQDFEASATTGEGVFETLKAVAKTVLSDLKRLSR
- a CDS encoding alpha/beta fold hydrolase; the protein is MPLIEVSGRKVYYELHGPELAPPLVLVMGLAGSCQGWHPLQVPELSARHRLVLFNNRGVGESEDPGGPFTTADLAGDLDGLLGALGIRKTHVLGAFLGGMTAQELALRFSERVDRLVLVGTYARPDAKRRMLLEKWREMARHGTSPEVFTRERLLWTLQDETLEQADLIEAMSRSFPGHELQLDADLLARQCDACLSHDTYDRLRKIEHPTLVVCGRQDQLTPSKFSRELADEIPNGHLVTLAWGAHLVMAECAQEFNRTVLHFLGAPGGA
- a CDS encoding methyltransferase domain-containing protein, translated to MRKGARIVRQGQRRVLRIDDTFASTYEPGRVTTGSVWDAIASGVLAVPSKRRRRVLLLGLGGGSAARIVRALAPEAVIVGVELSADVVRLAQEHLDLDALGLDVRVGDAREVVRSERARYDAILEDVFVGSGRNAYKPEGLPHPLLDEAKALLRPGGVLVSNALDEASDVRKAMTDLFPNVVEVGLADFDNRIYVGSDIRLTARDLRRAVAEDAVLGETLSQLRFRSR